The Daucus carota subsp. sativus chromosome 7, DH1 v3.0, whole genome shotgun sequence genome window below encodes:
- the LOC108195389 gene encoding uncharacterized protein LOC108195389: MLLATISWLILNILLLLSGIEPIYATPPDVSLTKSTCHDACGTIPVRFPFGTGFGCGHPDFGRTIKCSSSGALQFSTSTGVYTISSIDYSANILILQDPFMSTCASMQNSGSFHLDSMTPFKYVEEDTFVLLGCSTTSPLFDANEDLCDTGSGLHICRGLYSCKGVTGIGLEPNAPISTCCVYDPPFAVGTSAVSNGLDLPKLQCSSYASIFGFGGDEGNPMKWQYGISLQYNDSYYSDETCKNCVTSGGTCGFSAIDQSFACICRNGINTTSNCFGRGHAWSGGWRLKSQIMISVGGILISVMLCFP; the protein is encoded by the exons ATGCTGCTTGCTACAATCTCATGGCTAATCCTAAACATCTTGCTCTTGCTCTCCGGTATTGAACCTATCTATGCCACTCCTCCCGACGTCTCGCTAACCAAATCTACATGTCATGATGCATGTGGTACAATACCTGTAAGATTTCCCTTTGGTACAGGCTTTGGCTGTGGCCATCCTGATTTTGGCAGAACAATCAAATGTAGTAGCTCCGGAGCACTGCAGTTCTCAACTAGCACTGGCGTTTATACGATATCCTCAATAGACTACTCAGCCAACATTCTTATACTTCAAGACCCTTTCATGTCAACTTGTGCTTCAATGCAGAACTCTGGAAGCTTTCATCTGGACAGCATGACACCATTCAAATACGTGGAGGAAGATACATTCGTTCTGCTAGGATGCTCTACGACGTCTCCTTTGTTTGATGCAAATGAGGATCTATGTGACACGGGGTCTGGTTTGCATATATGCAGAGGATTGTATTCTTGCAAAGGAGTGACAGGCATTGGATTAGAACCAAATGCGCCAATCTCTACTTGTTGTGTGTATGATCCCCCGTTTGCTGTTGGTACCAGTGCTGTCAGTAATGGTTTAGATCTTCCTAAGCTGCAATGCTCATCATATGCATCCATATTCGGGTTTGGGGGAGATGAAGGGAATCCGATGAAATGGCAATATGGGATTTCACTGCAGTACAATGACTCGTACTACTCTGATGAAACATGCAAGAATTGTGTCACAAGTGGGGGTACGTGTGGCTTTTCTGCTATAGATCAGTCGTTTGCTTGCATTTGTCGAAATGGCATCAACACAACTTCCAATTGTTTTGGCCGAG GGCACGCTTGGAGCGGGGGCTGGAGACTTAAAAGCCAGATCATGATAAGTGTAGGAG GAATCTTGATTTCGGTGATGCTGTGTTTTCCTTGA
- the LOC108196874 gene encoding ureide permease 1 yields MDLFEIPSLFNLPEEVSFSTGLNMYLVESRGGAIACMFLSLFLLGTWPAVFTLLERRGRLPQHTYLDYTITNFLAAVIIAFTFGELGESTAENPNFLIQLTQVNWPSILFAMAGGVVLSLGNLSTQYALAFVGLTVTNVITTSITVVIGTSLNYFLDDKINNAEILFPGVGCFLMAVCFASGLHASNEKDNEAKFKTLANNKIEEIGEQVPIYKEICLISDARDIENVLGTTAKAKVGTADFLLEVENRRAIKVFGKSTYTGLGITFFAGLCFSLFSPAFNLATNDQWETLREDVPHLSVYTAFFWFSISCFVIAIILNISFLYRPVLNLPRSSFKAYLSDWDGRGWASLAGLLCGFGNGLQFMGGQAAGYAAADAVQAYPLVGTFWGIILFREYHRSSRRTYTLLIIMLLMFIVAVGVLMASSGQRKRL; encoded by the exons GCTATAGCGTGCATGTTTCTCTCGCTGTTCCTATTGGGCACCTGGCCTGCTGTTTTTACCCTCCTGGAAAGACGAGGCCGTCTTCCTCAGCATACTTACCTTGATTATACTATCACCAACTTTTTAGCTGCTGTCATCATTGCTTTCACATTTGGGGAACTCGGCGAAAGTACCGCTGAAAACCCCAACTTTCTAATCCAACTTACTCAG GTTAACTGGCCAAGCATTTTGTTTGCGATGGCTGGTGGGGTGGTTCTTAGTCTGGGGAACCTCTCAACACAGTATGCTTTGGCATTTGTTGGCTTAACAGTAACTAATGTGATAACTACAAGCATAACGGTGGTTATAG GAACAAGTTTGAACTATTTCTTGGATGACAAAATTAATAACGCTGAGATTCTTTTCCCTGGTGTTGGATGCTTCCTAATGGCTGTGTGCTTTGCCTCGGGTCTCCATGCATCTAATGAGAAAGACAATGAAGCAAAATTTAAAACCTTAGCAAATAATAAGATAGAGGAAATTGG AGAACAAGTTCCcatttataaagaaatatgtttgATATCTGATGCAAGAGATATAGAGAATGTTCTTGGCACGACAGCGAAGGCAAAAGTTGGAACTGCTGACTTTCttttagaagttgaaaacaggaGGGCAATTAAG GTATTTGGGAAGAGCACCTACACTGGTTTGGGCATAACTTTCTTTGCAGGACTTTGCTTTTCTCTATTTTCTCCGGCATTCAACCTAGCAACAAATGACCAATGGGAAACTTTGAGGGAAGATGTCCCTCACTTAAGTGTGTACACAGCATTTTTCTGGTTTTCGATCTCTTGCTTTGTGATAGCCATCATTCTAAACATCAGCTTCTTGTATCGACCTGTTCTGAACTTGCCTCGATCATCATTTAAGGCTTATCTGTCAGATTGGGATGGAAGAGGTTGGGCATCACTGGCCGGACTTTTATGTGGCTTTGGTAATGGTCTCCAATTTATGGGAGGTCAAGCTGCTGGGTATGCAGCAGCAGATGCTGTCCAG GCTTATCCACTTGTGGGCACATTTTGGGGAATTATACTGTTCAGAGAGTACCACAGATCATCAAGGAGAACTTATACATTGCTTATAATAATGTTGTTAATGTTCATTGTTGCTGTTGGAGTGCTCATGGCATCGTCTGGGCAACGGAAACGACTGTGA